In Helianthus annuus cultivar XRQ/B chromosome 8, HanXRQr2.0-SUNRISE, whole genome shotgun sequence, a single genomic region encodes these proteins:
- the LOC110870201 gene encoding zinc finger BED domain-containing protein RICESLEEPER 3-like, translating to MSLPRSNDTEFQASADTSTSKKAPNSDDVIVVNDEEENLNDEENNDEEVNNDEDNAHYTKKKRKKTSTSWVHFRTITNADQNEVRQCSSSVVNNWKFSNARMREVISHMIMVHELSFNFVEYELFNVMMEEANPEFEKISRASVQQDCVSSYKLGKKRIQKMLNTVNRVSITTDMWTSVQNIHYMVVTCHFVDSDFDIHKCILSFVDMPPPYSGVHIYDCLFKCLKDWNIEMKVATLTVDNAKTNDVVARKLMDNLNLQKRLRLDGKLFHVRCCAHILNLLVQDGLSEIQDIIHNVRESVKHVGASLGRLHLFSELTKQLQLKKTSYLGCSEYPTSNLFLIELYIIKNALDTVAFEENDCMRSMACKMKEKFDKYWGSTNLLISLGAVMDPRYKMELIKISFKTIYSLEEAKEEVQVVNDILEDLFNEYIEAHKESNVVQTGGATTGSGSKIRAVLLRVHHAS from the exons ATGTCTCTACCCCGTTCAAATGATACAGAATTTCAAGCAAGCGCAGATACTTCAACTTCGAAAAAGGCGCCTAATAGCGATGATGTTATTGTAGttaatgatgaagaagaaaatctCAATGATGAAGAAAATAATGATGAAGAAGTAAATAATGATGAAGATAATGCCCATTAcactaaaaagaaaagaaagaagacaTCAACTTCTTGGGTTCATTTTCGCACAATAACTAATGCTGATCAAAATGAAGTCCGTCAAT GTTCTTCATCAGTGGTGAACAACTGGAAGTTTAGCAATGCGAGGATGAGGGAGGTTATTTCTCATATGATCATGGTGCATGAATTGTCATTTAATTTTGTTGAGTATGAGTTGTTCAATGTGATGATGGAGGAAGCCAATCCGGAATTTGAGAAGATCTCTCGTGCATCAGTTCAACAAGATTGTGTTTCTAGTTACAAACTTGGAAAGAAAAGAATTCAAAAAATGTTGAATACTGTTAATCGTGTGAGCATCACAACTGACATGTGGACATCCGTTCAAAATATCCATTACATGGTAGTTACATGCCACTTTGTAGACTCGGATTTTGATATTCACAAATGCATATTGAGTTTTGTAGATATGCCTCCGCCATATTCTGGAGTTCATATCTATGATTGCTTATTCAAGTGTTTAAAAGATTGGAATATTGAGATGAAGGTGGCTACTTTGACTGTGGACAATGCTAAAACTAATGATGTGGTGGCTAGAAAGTTGATGGATAATTTAAATCTACAAAAAAGACTTCGTCTTGATGGAAAGTTGTTTCATGTGCGATGTTGTGCGCATATTCTTAACTTGTTGGTTCAAGATGGTCTATCGGAAATTCAAGATATAATTCACAATGTTCGTGAGAGTGTGAAACATGTGGGTGCTTCTCTGGGGCGATTACATCTCTTTAGTGAGCTCACTAAACAATTACAATTGAAAAAAACATCTTATCTTGGAT GTTCTGAGTATCCAACTTCTAATTTATTTCTCATTGAGTTATACATTATAAAGAATGCATTGGATACTGTAGCTTTCGAGGAGAATGATTGCATGCGATCTATGGCatgtaaaatgaaagaaaaatttGACAAATACTGGGGCTCTACTAATCTGTTGATTTCTCTGGGTGCTGTTATGGATCCAAGATATAAAATGGAACTAATTAAAATATCTTTCAAGACAATTTATTCTCTGGAGGAGGCTAAAGAAGAAGTACAAGTTGTTAATGACATTTTAGAGGATTTGTTTAATGAGTATATTGAGGCACATAAGGAATCGAATGTTGTTCAAACTGGTGGTGCAACTACTGGGAGTGGAAGCAAGATCAGAGCTGTTCTTCTAAGAGTTCATCATGCTTCATGA